One genomic segment of Besnoitia besnoiti strain Bb-Ger1 chromosome VII, whole genome shotgun sequence includes these proteins:
- a CDS encoding myosin light chain MLC1 (encoded by transcript BESB_076890), whose translation MSKLEKKCPICYDKLPSPADVLGPMDRELNYFMWMPGFEWRPEREAEEEDYDYESGSSSRRKEPAGAADEDMEEALEEMVEADEMKERFSDRASGGKITSDDALVLARQLGLAPSYADKEHIEKQSGDNLDYATFQKFVGASTHPEDNIEDLVEAFAYFDQSKHGFLSRKQMANILMTYGEPLTPAEFDALAGQYFKGDQIDYREFCEA comes from the exons ATGAGCAAGCTCGAGAAGAAATGCCCGATCTGCTACGACAagctgccctcgccggcaGATGTCCTCGGGCCGATGGACCGCGAGTTGAACTACTTCATGTGGATGCCTGGCTTCGAGTGGAGGCCTGAGCgcgaggctgaggaggaagatTACGACTACGAGAGCGGCTCGTCATCGCGCAGAAAGgagcccgcaggcgccgcggatgaAGACATGGAggaggccctcgaggagATGGTGGAGGCCGACGAGATGAAGGAGCGCTTCAGCGACAGAGCCTCCGGCGGAAAAATCaccagcgacgacgccctcgtcctcgcgcgccaaCTCGGCCTCGCCCCCTCCTACGCCGACAAAGAACACATCGAGAAACAAAGCGGCGACAACCTCGACTACGCAACCTTCCAGAAATTCGTCGGCGCAAGTACCCACCCCGAAGACAACATCGAGGACCTGGTCGAGGCCTTTGCCTACTTTGATCAATCC AAGCACGGCTTCCTGTCGCGCAAACAGATGGCGAACATTCTGATGACCTACGGCGAGCCCCTGACGCCGGCGGAGTTCGATGCCTTGGCTGG GCAGTACTTCAAGGGCGACCAGATCGACTACAGGGAATTCTGCGAAGCGTAA